A genomic window from Bradyrhizobium lupini includes:
- a CDS encoding ABC transporter substrate-binding protein, which yields MFKLMRRGPRAFASKLALSVVALSTALASPVLAAGKTITAVMHSDLRIIDPIFTTAYITRDHGYMIYDTLVAPDSNFKIQPQMADWKISDDKLTYTFTLRDGLKWHDGAPVTAEDCVASLKRWAAVDGMGQKLLDFTASIEPTDAKTITLKLKEPYGLVLDSIGKPSSRVAFMMPKRLAETPPDKQIPEQIGSGPFKFVQSEFQPGVKAVYVKNTDYVPRKEPSSWTSGGKVVKVDRVEWITMPDSQTAVNALQSGDIDFVENLPYDMLPLLEANKDITIEVSNKFGFQTLGRMNFLYPPFDNVKVRRAAFLAINQKDVLDALVGNAKYQKVCGAFFVCDTPFATEAGAETLVKGNGMAEAKKALAESGYDGTPIVIMAPGDVTTLKAQPIVAAQLLREAGFKVDLQATDWQTVVSRRASQKPPKEGGWNMFFTNWVAADVSNPIANLSIGGQGKKGWFGWAENAKIEKLKDDFVRAASLDDQKKIAADIQKEAYEQVIYIPLGQYLLPSGWRKSLTGVLDGPATPLFWNVDKSE from the coding sequence ATGTTTAAGTTGATGCGCCGGGGGCCTCGCGCGTTCGCCTCCAAACTTGCGCTGTCGGTCGTCGCGCTTTCGACCGCACTGGCCTCGCCGGTGCTTGCGGCCGGCAAGACCATCACGGCGGTGATGCATTCGGATCTGCGCATCATCGATCCGATCTTCACCACGGCCTACATCACGCGTGACCATGGCTACATGATCTACGACACGCTCGTGGCGCCCGATTCGAACTTCAAGATCCAGCCGCAGATGGCGGACTGGAAGATCTCCGACGACAAGCTCACCTACACGTTCACGCTGCGCGACGGCCTGAAGTGGCATGACGGTGCGCCGGTGACGGCGGAGGACTGCGTCGCCTCGCTCAAGCGCTGGGCCGCAGTCGATGGCATGGGCCAGAAACTGCTCGACTTCACCGCCAGCATCGAGCCGACCGATGCCAAGACCATCACGCTGAAACTGAAGGAGCCCTACGGCCTCGTGCTCGACTCGATCGGCAAGCCGTCCTCCCGCGTTGCCTTCATGATGCCGAAGCGCCTCGCCGAGACGCCGCCTGACAAGCAGATCCCCGAGCAGATCGGTTCGGGGCCCTTCAAGTTCGTGCAGTCGGAATTCCAGCCGGGCGTGAAGGCGGTCTACGTCAAGAACACCGATTACGTGCCGCGCAAGGAGCCGTCGAGCTGGACCTCCGGCGGCAAGGTGGTGAAGGTCGACCGCGTCGAGTGGATCACCATGCCGGACTCGCAGACCGCGGTGAACGCGTTGCAGTCGGGCGACATCGACTTCGTGGAAAATCTGCCTTACGACATGCTCCCGTTACTGGAAGCGAACAAGGACATCACGATCGAGGTCTCGAACAAGTTCGGTTTCCAGACGCTCGGCCGGATGAACTTCCTTTATCCGCCGTTCGATAATGTCAAAGTGCGCCGTGCTGCCTTTCTGGCGATAAACCAGAAGGACGTTCTCGACGCGCTCGTCGGCAACGCCAAATATCAGAAGGTCTGTGGCGCCTTCTTCGTGTGCGATACGCCGTTCGCGACGGAGGCCGGTGCCGAGACCCTGGTGAAGGGCAACGGCATGGCCGAAGCCAAGAAGGCGCTCGCCGAGTCCGGCTATGACGGCACCCCGATCGTGATCATGGCCCCCGGCGATGTCACGACGCTGAAGGCGCAGCCGATCGTTGCGGCTCAGTTGCTGCGCGAGGCCGGCTTCAAGGTCGACCTGCAAGCGACCGATTGGCAGACGGTGGTGAGCCGCCGCGCCAGTCAGAAGCCTCCGAAAGAGGGCGGCTGGAACATGTTCTTCACCAACTGGGTCGCGGCCGACGTCTCCAACCCGATCGCCAATCTCTCGATCGGCGGCCAAGGCAAGAAGGGCTGGTTCGGTTGGGCCGAGAACGCCAAGATCGAAAAGCTCAAGGACGACTTCGTTCGCGCCGCCTCGCTCGACGATCAGAAGAAGATCGCCGCTGACATCCAGAAGGAAGCCTATGAGCAGGTGATCTACATCCCGCTGGGGCAGTATCTCCTGCCGAGCGGCTGGCGCAAATCGCTGACCGGCGTGCTCGACGGTCCCGCGACCCCGCTGTTCTGGAACGTCGACAAGTCGGAGTAG